The stretch of DNA GATCGCGGGCATCAGCCGCTCCCACTGCGCCTCGCCGCCCGAGCAGGCGAGCGTGATCGCGGTCGGCAGTCCGGCGGCGACCTCGTGCGCGAAGGTCGGGCCTGACAGGACCGCGATTTCGCTTGCCGGACAGGCTTCGCGCGCGACGTCGTTCATCAGGCGTCCGGTCCCCGCCTCGATGCCTTTCGAGCACAGGACAAGGTCGCGCGGCGCCTCGGCAAGCCCGGACAGCACCTTGCCCAGAACCTGCGCGGGCGTGACGGCGAGGACGATGTCGATGCCCGCGAGGTCGCCAAGTTCGCCCGTGGCGCGGATTGTCGGGGAAAGCTCCGCTCCTTTGAGAAACATCGGGTTGGCGTGCGTCTCGTTGATCGCCTCGACCACCTCGGCCTCGTAGGCCCACAGCAGCACCTCGCGCCCGTCGCTCGCGACCAGTTGGGCTAGCGCCGTGCCCCATGCGCCCGCACCGATGACGGCGATTTGGGCTCGCTCATCCTGAGCCTGTCCAAAGGTCATGCCTTCACTCCCGCGCCCCGCACCGCCTCGGCTTCCGGGTCGAGCGGCCAGCGCGGCCGCGCCTTGATATCGAGCGGGTCGCCCGCGCCCGCGTCGAGCGCCAGCCGCTCGCAGCCGGCCCAGGCGATCATCGCCGCGTTGTCGGTGCACAGCGCGAGCGGCGGGGCGACGAAGCGCATCGCATGGCGCGCGGCGAGTTCCTCCAGCGCGGCGCGCACCGACCGGTTCGCCGCGACCCCGCCCGCCACGACCAGCGCGGGCAAAGGCCCGCTGCGGCCAAGCGAATGTTCGAGCCTGTCGGTCAGGCAGTCCACAGCCGCCTGCTGGAACGCGGCGGCGATGTCGGCGGGGGCGTGTTCGCCGCTTTCATGCGCGCGCAGCACCGCGCTTTTCAGCCCGGCGAAGGAGAAATGCGGTTCTTTCGAGCCCGCGAGAGGGCGGGGCAGGCGCAGCTTCGACGCATCGCCCTCGCGCGCGAGCCGCTCCACAGCCGGGCCTCCGGGATAGCCCAGCCCGAGGATCTTCGCGGTCTTGTCGAAAGCCTCGCCCAGCGCATCGTCGATGGTGGTGGCAAGGCGGCGGTAGCGGCCCACGCCTTCGACCGCGAGGATCTGGCAATGCCCGCCCGAAACCAGCAGCAGGAGATAGGGGAAGGCGAGCCCCGCATCGGCCAGCCGCGGGGACAGCGCGTGGCCTTCGAGGTGGTTCACCGCGAGCAACGGCTTATCCGCCGCCATGGCAAGCGCCTTGGCGCTGACGAGGCCGACCATCACCCCGCCGATCAGCCCCGGCCCGGCGGTCGCGGCGATGGCATCGACATCCTCCAGCGACATCCCCGCCTCGGCCAGCACATTGCCCACCATCGGAGCAACCCGGTCGGCATGGGCGCGCGCGGCGATTTCGGGCACGACGCCGCCATAGGGCGCGTGCTCGGCCTCCTGGCTGGCGATCCGCTGGGCGAGGATCGTGCGGTCGGCGGCGACCAGCGCCACGGCGGTTTCGTCGCAGCTCGATTCGATGCCCAATACGAGCGGGCGAGCGGGCGGGT from Erythrobacter sp. encodes:
- a CDS encoding NAD(P)H-dependent glycerol-3-phosphate dehydrogenase, with translation MTFGQAQDERAQIAVIGAGAWGTALAQLVASDGREVLLWAYEAEVVEAINETHANPMFLKGAELSPTIRATGELGDLAGIDIVLAVTPAQVLGKVLSGLAEAPRDLVLCSKGIEAGTGRLMNDVAREACPASEIAVLSGPTFAHEVAAGLPTAITLACSGGEAQWERLMPAIARPTFRPYYSDDVTGAEIGGAIKNVLAIACGLVDGLGLGQNARAALIARGYAEMLRFGEALGARPETLAGLCGLGDLVLTCSSTSSRNFSLGMALGEGGRAADLMADRTTVAEGAFTAPVLAALAEERGIAMPIVAAVNAILEGEPPREVVAALLARPLRSEQERRP
- the tsaD gene encoding tRNA (adenosine(37)-N6)-threonylcarbamoyltransferase complex transferase subunit TsaD, translated to MTRPSPIPAHPPARPLVLGIESSCDETAVALVAADRTILAQRIASQEAEHAPYGGVVPEIAARAHADRVAPMVGNVLAEAGMSLEDVDAIAATAGPGLIGGVMVGLVSAKALAMAADKPLLAVNHLEGHALSPRLADAGLAFPYLLLLVSGGHCQILAVEGVGRYRRLATTIDDALGEAFDKTAKILGLGYPGGPAVERLAREGDASKLRLPRPLAGSKEPHFSFAGLKSAVLRAHESGEHAPADIAAAFQQAAVDCLTDRLEHSLGRSGPLPALVVAGGVAANRSVRAALEELAARHAMRFVAPPLALCTDNAAMIAWAGCERLALDAGAGDPLDIKARPRWPLDPEAEAVRGAGVKA